The sequence below is a genomic window from Tenacibaculum tangerinum.
CCCTAACGAACACATATAATAACTCGAAATCCACTGCCAATGTTGTAATTGTTGTTCGTTAACAATAGGGTGTTCGTCTAAAATTTGGTGTATGTCTTTTGCTTCGTATACTTCGGGTGCTTTTTGGTGAATATTAAATACCAATGCGGTATATAGCTTACTTTTTCCGAAAGAAACCGCTACACGCATTCCTCTTTTTAAAAAAGAGGCTTCTGCTTCGGTTACCGAATAGGTAAACGTTTTTTGCAATGGAATGGGCAGTATGACGTCGATGAAGTATGACATTATTCTATTATTTCTAATGGATCTGGTATTGGTGGTTGCACATAATCCACACTGTCTTCTACGATTTCAATCATTTCATCTAATCTAATTTGTAAAGGGTATACTTTTCTTAATGAATCTATGTTTTTCTTTTCTAAGCTTTTAAGAAAGTGGAAATAAGATATTGAAATGGTATCTAATTTGTTTTTCAAATCTATTTCTGAATTCTTGAGATCTCTTATGAACCCTAAAAAAATCAAACTTTTATCAGGACTGTCAGCAAACTCTGGATTCGCACTATAGTTACAAAATTGCTTTTCGAGCATTATTCTAAAATCACTTTTGTTAAAATTATAGCTTATGTCATTATGAAAAAATAAACTATCAGAATAATTATCAATAAACAATACATTTCTATATTTTATTAACCCACAAATAGCTTTTTCACAAAGAATCATACTATTTATATAGAAAGGAATATCATTTTTAGACGTTCTGATATAATACTTAATTTTTCTGTCATCATAATTCTCACAAAAAACCGAAGTTAATGATTCAAAATTTTTAACTGTATCTAAATCAAAAACGAAAGTTGAATCTGTATTGTGTTGCGTAGGAAACACATCTTTTATTGTTAAAACTCGTTCTTTAGGTTGTTTTGAACAAGAAATAATCAGCAGCAACAAAAAAGGAATTCTATAAAAAGTAGTTTTCTTCATCTAATATCAAAACTACATAAATTTCAATACACAAAAAACAGAAAGTGCTACTTAAATTCCCAAGAAATAAGATTACAGCACGACTAGAACTAAAAGTTTACTAAAATTTATGTTAAAAGCACCCTTATTGTCGCTAGAAAAACTTCTTAAACTGTGTTAAAACACGTTAATCTTTTGATAAAACCTCCTTATACTGAAACACTTCCATCGCTCAAAGAGTCTTATAAACAACCTATAAAATATTAATTTATGAAGAATTTAAAATTATTTTTAGCGGTGCTTGGAATAAGCATGCTAACCTCGTTTTCTGCTAATGCTACTGATTTTTTACCAACATCAAATACAAAAAAAGCATTATCGAATGAAATGGCTACTTTGATAGGACGAAACATTCCTGTAAAAGTTTTGCAAGAGTTTGCTACTGAAATCTCTTTTATGGTCAATCATAAAAATGAAATTGTGATTGTTGATGTTGCTTCAAAAAACAAAGAACTATCTACTTTTATTAAAAACACCCTAAACTACAAAAAAATTAGCACCAAAAATGTAAAGAATGGAGAGGTTTACCGTTTACCGCTGCGCGTAAAAAAATCTCTTTAATGTAAAAAGCCGAGTATTTAACGAAAATACTCGGTTTTCTTATTTTGTTACCAACTCGTCTAACAAAATTCTAATTTTCGTACTATTCCAATCGGCAGGTCCTTTTTTATCTACGACAATAGTCCCGTTTTTATCAATAATAAACGTTGCCGGTATTGAATTACTTACTAATTGATCGGGAACTTTAGATAAAATGTTATAGGTTGGCAAATCGTAGCCTTTGTCTTTATAAAAACCTTCAATTGTTGCCCAATCTTCGTTACTTATAAATATAAATTCAACCTTGTCTTTGTAATCGTCGTATAGTTTTTGAATACTTGGCATTTCGGCAACGCAAGGCGGACACCAAGTAGCC
It includes:
- a CDS encoding TlpA family protein disulfide reductase codes for the protein MKFNRETILNGVFVIVIALLLYKPTRAYLIRLVSFSPSAIAEEKREQLKEYNWNLKGVNTATIDFNSLKGKVVFVNFWATWCPPCVAEMPSIQKLYDDYKDKVEFIFISNEDWATIEGFYKDKGYDLPTYNILSKVPDQLVSNSIPATFIIDKNGTIVVDKKGPADWNSTKIRILLDELVTK